Within Anguilla anguilla isolate fAngAng1 chromosome 11, fAngAng1.pri, whole genome shotgun sequence, the genomic segment tgtgacatggcgcATTATCCAGCTGGAAGTGCCCTTTTGAAAACGGGtcgactgtggccataaagggatgcgcATGAACGGCTGCAAAGCTTAGGCATGCTGCGGTATTCAAACGATGCTCGATTGGTATTAAGGGACCTAATGTGTGCCATGAAAACATCCCCAAGACCATTAGACCACCACCATCAACCTGTACTGTTGACACAATGCTGAATGGATCCCTGTATTCATACTATTTTTGCCAACTTCTGACCCTACCTTGTACATGTTGAAGTTGAAGTCAGGTCAGGCCATGTTCGGTCAGAGTCGCTTAGATTACGCTTAGATcgcccattctaatgtttagTCGAGaaacaactaaacctcttcaccatgtctgcgaGCTTTATATAGTGAGTTACAGCCCCATGATTCTCTGTTTGGTTAATGAGAAGgcgtacctaatgaagtggccactgagtgtatattGTAACGTCACTTCTTTTCAACTTCTCAAATTCTTTGCTTTTACTCAGGCCCCTAAATAACAAGTGGCTGACTTATTTAATGTTGTTTCtttaattcattcataattGTCAAATTAATTATGGCATTACTTCACCATTTGCACATGACATGGACCAGTGAATACAGTGCTGGAATTAGTATTTACATAAACGTATCTTAACAGCACACACTGATTTCTTGCAGTTTGGTCTGAAGCCTGACGAGGTGGTTGTTTGCACTGAATGTTCAGAGAGTTACTACTAATTAAAGCTATCTGTAACAGTgaagaggcttttttttcttttgtcttttttttaatttatttttttacatctcaACAGTTGTTTGTGACATCGGCCAATTGCTGGGAttctcagacagacacaccgaTATCCTAATCGAGTCGGCGCAGGATTTACTGATGGACGAACATTCAGAGAAGAGACGCAGGATCCTTACTGATCTGCTCCATAACCTTAAAGATACCTCAGACGTCGAAGAACGAGAGCAGGATGAAGACTGGTTCCAAGGTAgggttttatgtattttagaAGGAAGCAAAAGGCAAGATTCAACAGGTGGCCACTGTGAGTGTGCAaattacaaacagagaacaaGGCTCAGTCCAGGAACGGAATGTGTTTAATTATCATAATGGTTGACTTTTATAATGACACATTAGCTTTGTCAACGTCCTTTTGGTGCTTTACAATCAGTCAGTAATGATACAGTCGTCCAGACAGGTCCTCAGCTTCAAAGACTGGCAAAAAGGTGTGTCAACAAAGCTGCTGCCCACAGGATATTTAAATGATTAGTACTAAATGACTACTGCTCTCTGGTTATATAAATGGATCTCACACATTGTGGGAGGAAAGGTGGAGAGGGGAAGTGTTGCACGTGATTATACTGAAAGTTATCATAAtgtgttacattttaattgGTGTGATTAGTTCGATTATTACTGCTGTCTCGTTCTATCATGTATGTAACCATTTCAGGGATTGAGTCAAGATTTAAGACCAAGTCTGATTACATGAAGTTCAACTGTGAAAACAGAATACGGGGATATATGAAAGATGTAAGTTTGAAAAACTGGACATTCTGAAATCAGCAATAATTTCTCACTCTACAACAGGTCATTAAATTATCACAAACACCCGGTTTGCACTTACAGCACCCTTCTCAACACATTAATTCCAAAACACCAGTTTATTCTTATATACCACCAGATGCAAAGAGCATAGTTTGCTCGTAGGACATCCATGTTTTATTCTTAGTTTGATGCTGAATGAATTTAGTTATTCACCCACCATCCAGTAACTTTGGATCTATACGCGTGTTATATCTCCATCACCTTTTGTCACACAGTTTGTTTCATTTACTTATGGTTGCCTTCTGTTCAGGTTGAAGGGTATGCCTCAAGTATCCAGAGTGCCAAGGTACAGAGGGAGTACAAAGAGGTAGTGGACTGCATGGCGGAGAAGTTGAAATCTGCAAAGTACAACGGCTGTTACTTTGTCAGGAAAGAAAAGGAACGCAGCCGACTTTGCACAAATGAAGGCTGGTTTTCCTGTCAGGTAGGATGACACACTGGGGGGCCTGAAATATTCCAGAAAGATTTTCAcagttcacttttttaaaatccatcaAATAACAGCTCAGTAGACATCTGTAGACATCAGGCTTTTTAGTTGCCTATTCAAATCAGGCTTTATCGTTACCTGAggaacaatatactgtatactgaaatGGGTATTATGAAAAATGGTGTCCATATATCCAGTCACAGACAGGATTGCATGATGAGCCCTTGACAAAagccttttgtttttccccacatCACTGATTTAATTTGACTGCTAATTTCTAGGGTGCATTTGACCAAGATAAATGCTCATCTCTCCACTCCATAAACCCTTATGGGAACAGAGAAAGCAGAATCGTTTTCAGCACCTGGAATCTTGACCACAGGTGAGTATGTTGGTCATGATTCACCCTCTATTTATCTGAATTGTACAGCAGAAACATCAAGACCCGTGTAATTGCTCTAATATCAAGGATACCCATGGTTCGCAATAGATGGTCCCCCACTGTCTACACTTGTAAACCAAATAGATGGTTACTATTGTTAACAGGTGTGACACTGACCACAAAGCTAAATAGGCAATTATTTTCTTGTCAATTTCTATATCTAATTTACATAGCTCTATTTATACTTGTAAGACATGAATTAAAGttgaaattgaattaattagTGAATCATTAGTAAGAACGTAATCACTCCTGTAATATACAAACTGcaatgtttgcatgtatttcacacaaaaaacatctgATCATAATAGCACACACTTTTGTCATGTCACAAATTGGTCTGCGTTAGAATTACTGACCAAATGTTTGCATAGGCAAAGTCTACTCACCAGAGACTGAAAGTGAACCCTGCCCTATCTCATAATCACAGTAGTGGTCACATTATTCCTCAGGAACA encodes:
- the dffb gene encoding DNA fragmentation factor subunit beta isoform X2, with the translated sequence MDEHSEKRRRILTDLLHNLKDTSDVEEREQDEDWFQGIESRFKTKSDYMKFNCENRIRGYMKDVEGYASSIQSAKVQREYKEVVDCMAEKLKSAKYNGCYFVRKEKERSRLCTNEGWFSCQGAFDQDKCSSLHSINPYGNRESRIVFSTWNLDHRIEKRRTIIPALAKALQGHKSNDINWDYFYRLLFTKENLKLVHIVCHKKRAHDLLCDSRQIYKKRKKI
- the dffb gene encoding DNA fragmentation factor subunit beta isoform X1; the protein is MGIMFGLFKKPKLIKLRGLSENKKYGIAARSLKELLKKGCKMLQVPLPGSHICLYEDGTEVTDDYFKTLAVNAELVLLTKGQNWKGFVCDIGQLLGFSDRHTDILIESAQDLLMDEHSEKRRRILTDLLHNLKDTSDVEEREQDEDWFQGIESRFKTKSDYMKFNCENRIRGYMKDVEGYASSIQSAKVQREYKEVVDCMAEKLKSAKYNGCYFVRKEKERSRLCTNEGWFSCQGAFDQDKCSSLHSINPYGNRESRIVFSTWNLDHRIEKRRTIIPALAKALQGHKSNDINWDYFYRLLFTKENLKLVHIVCHKKRAHDLLCDSRQIYKKRKKI